The following are from one region of the Nostoc cf. commune SO-36 genome:
- a CDS encoding tetratricopeptide repeat protein, producing the protein MPLSGVVEFVGREEELQNLHQLLQDNKQVAIAAIAGMGGVGKTELALQYASKQRNTYNGGLCWLLAKTGDVGIQVVQFARTQLDLKPPEDFDIVAQVQYCWRRWREGDVLLVLDDVSDYEEVKPYLQSLPSRFKVLITTRQNLGRIAQLSLDVLQPEAALELLKSLLKETPGRIEKEFALANQLCEWLGYLPLGVELVGRYLARKQDLSLAEMLRRLENKRLDERSLSKSKSEADMTAQRGVLAAFELSWQELEDSDKQLGCLLSLFAAAPIPWKLVEQSLPEEDGEDLEEIRDDKLLNLHLLQRKGEGIYQLHPLLREFFQYKLTGLDKGEELKRSLCRVMVAVAKDIPDLPTLEQITAISPAIPHIAEVANHFIQYLSNEDLLWPFLGNARFYNGQGLYNQALPWSKQCLEVTKKRLGEEHPDVATSLDNLALLYASQGRYSEAEPLHIQVLALTCKLLGEEHPDVATSLNNLALLYDSQGRYSEAEPFYIQALALTRKLLGEEHPSVAINLNNLAELYRSQGRYSEAEPLYIQALALKRKLLGEEHPSVALSLNNLALLYDSQGRYSEAEALHIQALALTRKLLGEEHPSVAQSLNNLAALYYSQGRYSEAEPLYIQALALKRKLLGEEHPSVAQSLNNLAALYYSQGRYSEAEPLFIQALALWCQLLGEEHPSVAQSLNNLAALYDSQGRYSKAEPLYIQALALRCQLLGEEHPDIAISLNNLARLYYFQGRYSEAEPLYIQALALCRQLLGEEHPLVATSLNNLAALYDSQGRYSEAEPLFIQALALTRKLLGESHPSVALNLNNLALLYYSQGRYSEAEPLYIQALEIAELSLGVNHPNTITFRENLAYLRDRLPPNPE; encoded by the coding sequence TTGCCCCTGAGTGGGGTAGTGGAATTTGTCGGACGTGAAGAAGAATTGCAAAATCTTCACCAACTTTTGCAGGATAATAAACAAGTTGCGATCGCAGCAATAGCAGGGATGGGTGGAGTTGGTAAAACAGAACTGGCTTTACAATATGCCAGCAAGCAACGCAACACTTACAACGGTGGGCTTTGCTGGTTGCTGGCAAAAACTGGAGATGTAGGCATTCAAGTTGTGCAGTTTGCTAGAACGCAGCTTGATTTAAAACCGCCAGAAGATTTTGATATAGTCGCGCAAGTGCAATATTGTTGGCGGCGTTGGCGTGAAGGTGATGTGCTGCTAGTGTTGGATGATGTCAGCGACTACGAAGAAGTCAAGCCTTACTTACAGTCGCTACCTTCTCGGTTTAAAGTGCTGATAACTACCCGCCAGAACTTGGGACGCATCGCACAGTTATCTTTGGATGTGCTGCAACCAGAAGCGGCGCTGGAGTTATTAAAGTCTTTACTCAAAGAAACACCGGGGCGAATTGAAAAAGAATTTGCTTTAGCAAATCAGTTGTGTGAGTGGCTGGGATATTTACCTTTGGGTGTGGAATTAGTGGGGCGCTATCTGGCGCGGAAACAGGATTTATCTTTAGCAGAAATGTTGCGGCGGCTGGAGAACAAGCGACTAGATGAGCGTTCTCTGTCTAAATCTAAGTCGGAAGCTGACATGACAGCACAACGAGGTGTGTTAGCAGCCTTTGAGTTGAGTTGGCAAGAATTAGAGGACAGCGATAAACAACTGGGTTGTTTATTAAGTTTATTTGCCGCCGCACCTATACCTTGGAAGTTGGTGGAACAGTCTTTACCAGAAGAAGATGGAGAAGATTTAGAAGAAATCAGAGATGATAAGCTGTTGAATCTGCATTTACTCCAGCGCAAAGGTGAGGGAATCTATCAATTACATCCACTGCTGAGAGAGTTTTTCCAATATAAGCTTACAGGTTTAGATAAGGGGGAGGAACTAAAGCGATCGCTTTGTCGGGTAATGGTAGCAGTCGCCAAAGATATTCCTGACTTGCCCACCCTTGAGCAAATCACCGCAATTTCTCCCGCCATTCCTCATATAGCTGAAGTAGCGAATCATTTCATTCAATACCTCAGCAATGAAGATTTACTTTGGCCTTTCCTCGGTAACGCTAGATTTTACAATGGTCAAGGTTTATATAACCAAGCTTTACCCTGGTCTAAACAATGTCTAGAAGTCACTAAAAAACGTTTGGGAGAAGAACATCCAGATGTCGCCACTAGCCTCGACAACCTAGCGTTACTCTACGCCTCCCAAGGCAGATACAGCGAAGCCGAACCCCTTCACATCCAAGTTTTAGCACTCACGTGCAAGCTGCTGGGAGAAGAACATCCAGATGTCGCCACTAGCCTCAACAACCTAGCGTTACTCTACGACTCCCAAGGCAGATACAGCGAAGCCGAACCCTTTTACATTCAAGCTTTAGCACTCACGCGCAAGCTGCTGGGAGAAGAACATCCATCTGTCGCCATTAACCTCAACAACCTAGCAGAACTCTACCGTTCCCAAGGCAGATACAGCGAAGCCGAACCCCTTTACATCCAAGCTTTAGCACTCAAGCGCAAGCTGTTGGGAGAAGAACATCCATCTGTCGCACTTAGCCTCAACAACCTAGCGTTACTCTACGACTCCCAAGGCAGATACAGCGAAGCCGAAGCCCTTCACATCCAAGCTTTAGCACTCACGCGCAAGCTGCTGGGAGAAGAACATCCATCTGTCGCCCAAAGCCTCAACAACCTAGCAGCACTCTACTACTCCCAAGGCAGATACAGCGAAGCCGAACCCCTTTACATCCAAGCTTTAGCACTCAAGCGCAAGCTGCTGGGAGAAGAACATCCATCTGTCGCCCAAAGCCTCAACAACCTAGCAGCACTCTACTACTCTCAAGGCAGATACAGCGAAGCCGAACCCCTTTTCATCCAAGCTTTGGCACTCTGGTGTCAACTGCTGGGAGAAGAACATCCATCTGTCGCCCAAAGCCTCAACAACCTAGCGGCACTCTACGACTCCCAAGGCAGATACAGCAAAGCCGAACCCCTTTACATCCAAGCCTTGGCACTCAGGTGTCAACTGCTGGGAGAAGAACATCCAGATATCGCCATTAGCCTCAACAATCTAGCGAGACTCTACTACTTCCAAGGCAGATACAGCGAAGCCGAACCCCTTTACATCCAAGCTTTAGCACTCTGCCGTCAACTGCTAGGTGAAGAACATCCATTAGTTGCTACTAGCCTCAACAACCTAGCGGCACTCTACGACTCCCAAGGCAGATACAGCGAAGCCGAACCCCTTTTCATCCAAGCTTTAGCACTCACACGTAAGCTGCTGGGAGAATCACATCCATCTGTCGCACTTAACCTCAACAACCTAGCGTTACTCTACTATTCCCAAGGCAGATACAGCGAAGCCGAACCCCTTTACATACAAGCTTTGGAAATTGCTGAACTTAGTTTAGGGGTAAATCATCCCAACACAATTACTTTCCGTGAAAATTTAGCATATTTACGCGATCGCCTCCCCCCAAATCCAGAATAA
- the vapC gene encoding type II toxin-antitoxin system VapC family toxin, with protein MIIVDTSVWIDYFNGRKTPETNKLDRLLGVEPLAIGDLILTEVLQGFRSDADYQTAKELLTSLTIFEMLGINLAFKSADNYRSLRKYGITIRKTADVIIATFCIENQNSLLFSDKDFLPFVQHLGLFTVSTKI; from the coding sequence ATGATTATTGTAGATACAAGTGTATGGATAGACTATTTTAACGGTAGGAAAACCCCAGAAACAAATAAGCTAGATAGACTTTTGGGAGTAGAACCGCTTGCGATTGGTGATCTGATATTGACTGAGGTACTGCAAGGATTTCGTTCTGATGCCGATTATCAAACAGCAAAGGAACTACTGACTTCTTTGACAATTTTTGAAATGTTAGGTATTAATCTTGCTTTCAAGAGTGCTGATAACTATAGAAGTCTCCGAAAATATGGCATTACTATCCGCAAAACGGCTGATGTAATTATCGCTACTTTTTGCATTGAAAACCAAAACTCGCTTTTGTTCAGCGACAAAGATTTCTTGCCATTTGTTCAACATCTTGGTTTGTTTACAGTTTCAACAAAAATATAA
- a CDS encoding type II toxin-antitoxin system VapB family antitoxin, whose protein sequence is MPVDLHYKLERSPPSEQADCILHNDTNGFNVLPERRSPVDLHYKLERSPLQHHHFTLEHETSSLKLKHCHLKQEHSRLEQKYSHWEQKRSRLEQKHCHLKQERSRSEYERPSSEHERPSLSDTFPTERYANGELASLTRFSVLSRYALHKTSLFWIWGEAIACGFKIKNRALGFTISSNPKKPFDRILYKPISKPTMKTDFFIDEKLIDEAMKVTGLQTKQEVIELGLKTLIKLKQQEKIKAYRGNLQWEGNLDEIRTNS, encoded by the coding sequence TTGCCTGTAGATTTACACTATAAACTAGAGCGATCGCCTCCATCGGAGCAAGCTGATTGCATTCTACACAATGACACTAATGGATTCAATGTTTTACCTGAAAGGCGATCGCCTGTAGATTTACACTATAAACTAGAGCGATCGCCTTTACAACACCATCATTTCACCTTGGAACACGAAACGTCGAGCTTAAAGCTAAAACATTGTCACTTGAAACAGGAACATTCTCGTTTGGAACAGAAATATTCTCACTGGGAACAGAAACGTTCTCGTTTAGAACAAAAACATTGTCACTTGAAACAAGAACGTTCTCGTTCAGAATACGAAAGACCGAGTTCGGAACACGAAAGACCGAGTTTAAGCGATACCTTTCCTACGGAACGCTACGCGAACGGTGAGCTAGCTTCGCTAACGCGCTTTTCAGTTTTATCACGGTACGCTTTGCACAAAACTAGCTTATTCTGGATTTGGGGGGAGGCGATCGCTTGTGGGTTTAAAATCAAAAATAGAGCGCTAGGCTTTACAATATCGTCAAACCCAAAAAAGCCATTTGATCGCATTCTATACAAACCAATATCTAAACCTACCATGAAAACTGATTTTTTTATTGATGAAAAGCTCATAGATGAAGCAATGAAAGTAACTGGGCTTCAGACTAAACAAGAAGTAATTGAACTTGGGTTAAAGACACTAATTAAACTAAAGCAACAAGAAAAAATAAAAGCTTATCGAGGTAATCTCCAATGGGAAGGCAACCTTGATGAGATCAGAACAAATTCATGA
- a CDS encoding substrate-binding domain-containing protein, which produces MFKLEKLVADIIADRLKGKGNVVIVNGPPVDSVIQRVNGCENVLSKYPDIKILSKNQNADGSRDGGLRVMTDLLTTFPKIDAVFAINDPSGVGAELAANQAKRKDFFIVGVDGAPEAITAIAEIDGLYAATATQNPRGMAQKAVQVGNDILNGKKPKSPTILIPVKLITKDNVSTEKGW; this is translated from the coding sequence ATGTTCAAGCTGGAGAAGTTAGTTGCAGATATAATTGCTGACCGTCTTAAAGGTAAAGGTAATGTAGTAATAGTTAACGGCCCGCCAGTGGACTCGGTGATTCAGCGAGTTAATGGCTGCGAGAATGTATTGTCTAAATATCCCGATATCAAAATACTCTCTAAAAACCAGAATGCAGATGGTAGCCGGGATGGAGGACTCAGAGTTATGACTGATTTGCTGACAACCTTTCCGAAAATTGATGCTGTTTTTGCCATCAATGATCCGAGTGGAGTAGGCGCAGAACTAGCAGCTAACCAAGCAAAACGTAAAGATTTCTTTATTGTAGGCGTTGATGGTGCGCCAGAAGCAATCACTGCGATCGCAGAAATAGATGGTTTATATGCCGCGACTGCTACCCAAAATCCACGAGGAATGGCCCAAAAAGCAGTTCAGGTTGGCAATGACATCTTAAATGGGAAGAAACCTAAATCACCTACCATTTTAATTCCAGTCAAGCTGATCACAAAAGATAACGTCAGCACAGAAAAAGGCTGGTAA
- a CDS encoding YciI family protein, producing MPKYVLWGTYCEDVLEKRAPHREAHLDGLAKQKESGVLITIGPTKDVTKVFGIYEAENEATVRELIENDPYWKNGIWTEYSVKEWIQAF from the coding sequence ATGCCTAAATATGTACTTTGGGGAACTTACTGCGAAGACGTTCTCGAAAAACGTGCCCCCCACCGTGAAGCTCATTTAGACGGATTAGCAAAACAAAAAGAATCCGGCGTGCTGATTACCATTGGCCCCACCAAAGATGTCACAAAAGTTTTTGGCATTTACGAAGCCGAAAATGAAGCCACCGTGCGCGAGTTAATTGAAAATGATCCCTACTGGAAAAATGGCATTTGGACTGAATATTCTGTTAAAGAATGGATTCAGGCTTTTTGA
- a CDS encoding ABC transporter permease subunit, with product MCHLFIVTLGSLTALRGVAFLVAKGTTVINRDINFAWVGNDYIGPLPWLVIIALLTVIVSWFVLRQTVLGVQIYAVGGNERAARLTGIKVNRVLLFVYGISGLLAGLAGIMSASRLYSASGVIGQGYELRWRSQLLFLVELSFTGGIGTIAAHF from the coding sequence ATGTGCCACCTTTTTATTGTTACCTTGGGTTCACTGACTGCCTTGCGGGGTGTAGCCTTCTTGGTTGCCAAAGGTACAACCGTGATTAACCGAGACATCAATTTTGCTTGGGTGGGTAATGATTATATCGGCCCCCTGCCGTGGCTAGTGATAATTGCGCTCCTGACTGTAATCGTTAGCTGGTTTGTGTTGCGGCAAACTGTTTTAGGAGTGCAGATATATGCCGTTGGTGGTAACGAGCGGGCAGCCAGATTAACAGGGATTAAAGTTAATCGGGTGTTGCTATTCGTCTATGGTATTAGCGGATTACTAGCAGGTTTAGCAGGAATCATGAGTGCTAGCCGTCTTTATAGTGCTAGTGGCGTAATCGGTCAAGGTTACGAATTACGATGGCGATCGCAGCTGTTATTCTTGGTGGAACTAAGCTTCACAGGTGGTATTGGTACCATTGCGGCACACTTCTAG
- a CDS encoding Tab2/Atab2 family RNA-binding protein translates to MKIWQVDFYRRPLQDASGQILWELLICDATRSFEYEATCLQSAANSSWVAAQFEFAAGEKLPDVIQVFRPQSLSLIEAAGRNLSINVEPTRHTLALKQWLQEKQYPSTLDKPPPAPLPENLWGEQWRFASLAASDVETRFSDRPIPILHIPEHLKPINLGLASTVPVPGVVIYGGRQSMRLARWLQKARSVALNYISGAPDGLVLEAGLVDRWIVATFEDPEVTTAAQTFEQRKQQSRGLHFLLVQPDDSGMTYSGFWLLQAEN, encoded by the coding sequence ATGAAAATTTGGCAGGTTGATTTTTATCGTCGTCCATTGCAAGATGCATCTGGACAAATTTTATGGGAGTTGTTGATTTGTGACGCAACTCGCAGCTTTGAATACGAAGCCACCTGTCTCCAGTCAGCAGCGAATTCGAGTTGGGTGGCTGCTCAATTTGAATTCGCTGCTGGTGAAAAATTGCCAGATGTAATCCAGGTGTTTCGTCCGCAGTCACTAAGTTTAATTGAAGCGGCTGGACGTAATTTAAGTATAAATGTCGAACCTACCCGTCATACTTTGGCGTTAAAGCAGTGGTTACAAGAAAAGCAATATCCTTCAACGCTGGATAAACCACCCCCAGCACCATTGCCAGAAAACCTCTGGGGAGAACAATGGCGTTTTGCAAGTTTAGCTGCTAGTGATGTAGAAACGAGATTTAGCGATCGCCCCATTCCCATTTTGCACATCCCAGAACATCTCAAACCGATCAATTTAGGTTTGGCATCAACAGTCCCTGTTCCTGGTGTAGTAATTTATGGTGGACGGCAATCGATGCGCCTAGCACGGTGGTTGCAGAAAGCCCGTTCTGTAGCATTAAACTACATTTCTGGCGCACCGGATGGCTTAGTATTAGAAGCTGGTTTAGTGGACAGATGGATTGTTGCCACTTTTGAAGATCCAGAAGTTACAACAGCAGCCCAAACATTTGAACAACGCAAACAGCAAAGCCGAGGATTGCATTTTTTGTTAGTTCAACCCGATGATTCTGGGATGACTTATAGCGGCTTTTGGTTGTTGCAGGCAGAAAATTAG
- a CDS encoding substrate-binding domain-containing protein — MNVKKIVFTSGVMFRVIATSILGIIGGSLVGCTNGSPNVNTAINTSAESKTTTGNSKLRSVAFTVGDLSNPFFVLMGQAVEAEAKRIGGEDVNVIVASSAYDLNQQANQIENFTAANTDIIVLNAADKSGIRPIVERAKQAGRIVIAVDTGAEGGVDATITTNNVQAGEVSCRYNC; from the coding sequence ATGAATGTGAAAAAGATTGTGTTTACCTCTGGTGTTATGTTTCGCGTAATCGCAACTAGCATACTAGGTATCATCGGTGGCAGTCTTGTCGGCTGTACAAATGGTTCTCCGAATGTCAATACAGCTATTAACACTAGTGCAGAAAGTAAGACTACCACTGGAAATTCAAAATTACGATCAGTTGCCTTTACCGTTGGTGATTTAAGTAATCCCTTCTTCGTTCTCATGGGACAAGCAGTTGAAGCAGAAGCGAAGAGAATTGGCGGAGAAGATGTCAATGTTATTGTAGCTTCCAGTGCATACGACCTCAACCAACAAGCCAATCAAATTGAAAATTTCACTGCTGCCAATACTGACATTATTGTTTTGAATGCTGCTGACAAAAGTGGAATTAGACCAATAGTTGAAAGAGCAAAACAAGCAGGCAGAATTGTCATAGCAGTAGATACAGGTGCAGAAGGAGGTGTAGATGCCACAATTACGACTAATAATGTTCAAGCTGGAGAAGTTAGTTGCAGATATAATTGCTGA
- a CDS encoding ATP-binding cassette domain-containing protein codes for MRRQHVRQVINLIYQELNVAPNLTVTENMFMGSELRRGQFLDRKGMQLEAEKVLESRGANFTGQTVVSTLSIAEQQQVEIARALKDKSRVLVMDEPTAALSDRESEHLFEVIRKLRRDGIAIIYISHRMEEIYALADRISVLRDGQYIGSLTRSEISPQRLVQMMVGRSMQDFYEHQRQTNPGPVVLEVRNMSDARKKIEPANFKVHAGEIVGLAGLVGAGRTELSRLIFGADQQSQW; via the coding sequence ATCCGGCGACAGCACGTAAGGCAGGTAATTAATCTCATTTATCAAGAACTGAATGTTGCACCGAATTTAACCGTTACCGAAAATATGTTTATGGGTAGCGAGTTGCGGCGAGGTCAGTTCTTAGACCGCAAAGGGATGCAACTGGAAGCAGAGAAAGTGTTAGAAAGCCGGGGAGCAAATTTTACCGGGCAGACTGTAGTTAGTACCTTATCGATCGCAGAACAACAGCAAGTAGAAATTGCCAGGGCGCTGAAGGACAAAAGCCGCGTTTTGGTGATGGATGAGCCAACAGCAGCCCTATCTGACCGCGAGAGTGAGCATTTATTTGAGGTAATTCGCAAACTGCGGCGTGATGGCATTGCGATTATTTACATCAGCCATCGGATGGAAGAAATCTATGCCTTAGCTGACCGGATTAGCGTGTTGCGTGATGGTCAATATATTGGCAGTCTGACACGCAGTGAGATTTCTCCCCAGCGATTAGTGCAGATGATGGTTGGTCGCTCCATGCAAGACTTTTACGAACATCAACGGCAAACTAATCCTGGCCCAGTCGTGCTGGAAGTCAGAAATATGAGCGATGCGCGGAAGAAGATTGAGCCAGCTAATTTTAAAGTTCATGCTGGAGAAATCGTCGGTTTAGCAGGGTTGGTTGGTGCAGGACGCACAGAACTATCCCGGCTGATTTTTGGTGCAGACCAGCAAAGCCAGTGGTGA
- a CDS encoding ATP-binding cassette domain-containing protein gives MQTSKASGEVFLNGKKLEINTPSDAISAGIGYVPEDRKDQGLFLEMSARKNIAINTLKQDAKAGIVNWGSVNRLSTDAVENFNIRLANLEIRALDLSGGNQQKLLLARWLAIKPRVLMLDEPTRGVDIGAKSEIYRIMSELAAQGVAILMVSSELAEIVGMSDRVLVMREGQLVGELDGSLGKEITQEKIMHYATGASEVLAS, from the coding sequence GTGCAGACCAGCAAAGCCAGTGGTGAAGTATTCTTGAATGGCAAAAAACTGGAAATTAATACGCCCAGTGATGCCATTTCAGCAGGAATTGGCTACGTCCCAGAAGACCGCAAAGATCAAGGTTTATTTCTAGAGATGAGCGCCCGTAAGAATATTGCCATCAACACACTCAAACAAGATGCCAAAGCTGGAATTGTTAACTGGGGTTCAGTTAATCGGCTCTCAACAGATGCAGTAGAAAACTTTAATATCCGCCTAGCCAATTTGGAAATTAGAGCATTGGATCTTTCTGGTGGTAATCAGCAGAAGCTACTGCTAGCGCGTTGGTTAGCCATTAAGCCGAGAGTATTAATGTTAGATGAGCCAACACGGGGCGTAGATATCGGTGCTAAAAGCGAAATTTACCGAATTATGAGCGAATTGGCAGCGCAAGGTGTAGCTATTTTAATGGTTTCCAGCGAACTGGCGGAGATTGTCGGCATGAGCGATCGCGTCTTGGTGATGCGAGAAGGACAGCTAGTAGGCGAACTGGATGGCAGTCTTGGCAAAGAAATCACTCAAGAAAAGATTATGCACTATGCAACTGGAGCATCGGAGGTATTAGCATCATGA